A segment of the Streptomyces sp. NBC_00376 genome:
ACGGCTGGGACGACGAGCACCGTGCCATGCCGCAGGTCGTCTCGATCGCCCAGAACACCGAGCTGGGCACGGTCTACACACCCGACGAGATCCGCGCCATCTGCGACCACGCCCACGGACACGGCATGAAGGTCCATCTGGACGGGGCCCGGATAGCCAACGCCGCGGCGTCGCTGGACGTGCCGATGCGTACGTTCACCAACACCGTCGGCGTCGATGTGCTGTCCTTCGGCGGTACGAAGAACGGGGCGATCTTCGGCGAGGCCGTGGTCGTCCTGAACCCGGACGCCGTCCGCGCCATGAAGCACCTGCGCAAGCTGTCCATGCAGCTCGCGTCGAAGATGCGCTTCGTCTCCGTGCAGCTGGAGGCGCTGCTCGCCGGGGACCTCTGGCTGCGCAACGCCCGGCACGCCAACGCGATGGCCCAGCGGCTCGCCGAGGGCGTGCGGACGGTGGACGGGGTGGAGATCCTCCACCCCGTCCAGGCCAACGCCGTCTTCGCCCGGCTGCCCCACGAGGTGAGCGAGCGGCTGCAGAAGCGCTTCCGCTTCTACTTCTGGGACGAGGCGGCCGGCGATGTCCGCTGGATGTGCGCCTTCGACACGAGGGAGGACGACGTCGACGCGTTCGTCCTCGCCCTGAAGGAAGAGATGGCGAAGTAGCCAAAAATTGATAGTGACTGGATAGATATGCGGTCGACCGGAAAGTCATTGACTCTCGGTCGGCCGCACATCTACGCTCGGCGCCCATGGAACTGATCCAGCAGGTCCCTGAACTCTCCGCCTACCTGGCGGCCGACGAGGCCATCGACCACGAGCATCCGCTGGTGCGGGAGAAGGTCGCCGAGCTCCGTGGCGACACCATCGACGCATATGCATACGCGTCCGCCGCCTACGCCTTTGTGCGCGACACCATTCCGCACTCCGCCGATTCCGGCGACATGCGGGTCACCTGGCGAGCCTCCGACGTCCTCGCTACGCGGAACGGCATCTGCCACTCCAAGTCCCACGCCCTGGCCGCCCTCCTGCGCGCGGCGGGCATCCCGACCGCTCTCTGCTACCAGGCCCTCGCTGACGACAACGGGGAGCCCGGTCCCGTGCACGGGCTGATCGCGATCCGGCTGCCCGGCCGTGACCGCTGGTACCGCCAGGACGCCCGCGGCAACAAGCCCGGCGTCGACGCGCAGTTCTCGCTCGACGAGGAGCGGCTGGCCTGGCCCGTCCGGCCCAGGACCGGCGAGGTGGATTACCCGCTCCTGTACGCGGCCCCGCATCCGGCGGTGCTGCACGGCCTGCGGTCCGCCGAAGACCGCCCGCAGCTGTGGCGCACTCTTCCCACGGCGCTCTGAGCCGGCGAAACGACGCGCCGAGCCGGCGACATGGCACACCGAGCCGGAAAGGCGTCACTCCGGGCAGCGGGTCGACGCCCGCTCCCCGGAGTGACGTTTCGGCCGTGTCAGCTCCTCTCCCGCACCTCGGCGGGGGTCGGGGCCGTACCGCCGAGGTGGGCGGGGACCCACCAGGTGTCGCTCGCGTCCTTCGGGCGCACGGGATAGGCGCGCTGGGCCGCCTCCAGGAGCTCCTGGACCCGCTCCCGCAGCCGCCGCGTGATCGCGCCCGCGTACTGGTCGGCGGGTGCCTCCACGGGCTCGCCGACCCGGATCGTCACCGGCACGTGGTTGCGCTTGAGATTGCGCGGCCGGCCCTTGGTCCACAGGCGCTGCGTCCCCCACAGCGCCATCGGGATCAGCGGTACGCCGGCCTCCTGGGCCAGCCGGGCGGCGCCCGACTTGAAGCTCTTCAGCGTGAACGACTCCGAGATGGTGGCCTCGGGGAACACACCGACGATCTCGCCGGCGCGCAGCGAGGCGAGCGCGTGCGCATACGCGTCCTCGCCCTGCTTGCGGTCGACGGGGATGTGCTTCATGCCGCGCATCAGCGGTCCCGAGATCTTGTGCCGGAAGACCGACTCCTTCGCCATGAAGCGGACCAGCCGCTTCTGCGGCAGGGCCGCGAGCCCGGTGAAGATGAAGTCCAGATAGCTGATGTGGTTGCTCACCAGTACCGCGCCACCGGTCTTCGGGATGTGCTCGGAACCCTGAGTGTCGATCTTCAGGTCAAGCGCCTTGAAAAACGTACGAGCGGCGCCGATGACCGGCCGATAGACGAGTTCTGCCATCTGGGGAAGACCCTTCTTCAGCGCCTGAGGAGGGTTCTCCCGGCGGAAGTTACGCAGCCGTAGGTTTGCGGCATTGCGCCGATCGTGCCCCATGCGCGACGCGGTGGCCAGTCTCCGAGGGCTCGGGGCGCGAGATTCTCGTCACGTGGAACCTCCGGGAATGTCTCGCGGGCCGGTGGCGCTGACCTCTTGCGATGAGCTCTGACAGGAGGCCGAAGGTGGACGGGCAGACGTGTGGAGAGCCGCTGGACGCGGCCCGGCTCGGCGCCGAACTGGGGGAGCGGGCCACCCTCGTGCAGTTCTCCAGCGCGTTCTGTCAGCCCTGCCGGGCCACCCGCCGGACCCTCGCCGAGGTGGCGCGCATGGTGGACGGCGTGGCCCATGTGGAGATCGACGCCGAGGCGCATCTCACCCTCGTGCGGGAGCTGGAGATCAGCCGGACGCCGACCGTGCTGGTCCTCGACGCGGCCGGCCGGATAGTCCGACGGGCCGTCGGCCAGCCGCGCACCGTCGACGTGGTCGCCGCTCTGGGACAGGCGATGTGACGGACAGTGATACATCTCCCACATCGCGGAACGGCCTTGACTGCACTGGCCATGCATCGTCAGTCTGACGCTATGCCACCGGAAGTCCTTCTTTACGGCCGGGTCCACGTGGATCTCGCCCGCAACGCGAGTGCGCGCTGTCCGGGTGCCTGAGCAACCACGGCCCCGTACGCCACTTCCGCAGAAGGACATGTCCATGACGGCATCGCCCGAGCTCGGCACCACCCGCACGGCCTCTCCCGAGCTGCTCCGCTCGGTCTTCCGGCAACACGCCGCCGGCGTGGCAGTGATCACCGCCGCAGGTGACCGCCCGGTCGGCTTCACCGCCACCTCCCTCAACTCCGTGGCCGCCGAGCCACCGCTGATCTCCTTCGGGGTCGGCACCGCGTCCTCCAGCTGGCCGGTCCTGGCCGAGGCCGAGCACATCGGCGTCCACATACTCGGCGAGCACCAGCAGGAGCTGGCCGCCACATTCGCCCGCAGCGGCGCCGACCGCTTCGGCCCGTCCACCTATTGGCGCAGTGGGCCCGAAGGAGTGCCGGTGCTCGACGGCGTACTGGCGTGGCTGGTCTGCCGCGTGGTCGCCCGCGTCCCGGCCGGGGACCACCGGATCGTGATCGCACAGGCCGTGGTCGGGGATCCGGCCGGAGGCGGCCGTCCGCTGATCTATCACCAGGGCCGTTTCAACGCGCTGCGGGACTGACTCCGCCCAGGCGCCGCACGGGGTGCCGTACGTTGGGCATATCACAGTTCCGAGCGCTTGCTCATGGGTGAGCCGCTGGGTGTACTGGCTAGTAATATTTCCGGTCGAGGCGTCGGTCGCCCCGACCGGAAACCGCCCCATCAGGCGCCTATGCTGCGTGCAACAAGGCAGCCCGGAAATGACGATGCAGTAGGAGAGCCGGCGTGAGCTTGAGGATCGTTGTCTGTGTGAAGTACGTGCCCGACGCCACCGGTGACCGGCATTTCGCCGATGACCTGACGGTGGACCGTGAGGATGTGGACGGTCTGCTGTCGGAGCTCGATGAGTACGCGGTGGAGCAGGCGTTGCAGATCGCGGACGAGGCGGACGAGGCTGAGGTCACCGTGTTGACGGTGGGTCCGGAGGATGCCAAGGACGCGTTGCGCAAGGCGTTGTCGATGGGTGCGGACAAGGCGGTTCATGTCGAGGACGACGATCTGCACGGCAGTGATGTGATGGCTACGTCGCTGGTGCTGGCGAAGGCTGTGGAGAAGGCCGGGTACGACCTGGTGGTCTCGGGGATGGCGTCGACGGACGGGACGATGGGTGTGGTCCCGGCGTTGCTGGCGGAGCGTCTGGGTGTGCCGCAGGTGACGTTGCTGTCCGAGGTGTCGGTGGCGGACGGTGTGGTGCGGGGCCGTCGTGACGGTGACAGTGCCTCGGAGCGGGTGGAGGCGTCGTTGCCGGCGGTGGTGTCGGTGACGGACCAGTCGGGTGAGGCGCGTTACCCGTCGTTCAAGGGGATCATGGCGGCGAAGAAGAAGCCGGTCCAGTCGTGGGATCTGGAGGATCTGGGGATCGAGGCCGGTGAGGTGGGTCTGGAGGGTTCCTGGAGCGTGGTCGATTCGGCGGCGGAGCGTCCGGCGCGGACGGCGGGCACGATCGTGAAGGACGAGGGCGAGGGCGGCCGTCTGCTGGCGGAGTTCCTGGCGGGCCAGAAGTTCATCTGACCCCGGTCCCCGGCGCCTGGCCCCCGGCGCCCGGCCTCTGGCCCCGGTTCCGGTTCCGGTGTCTGTTCGGTTTCGGGTTGGGGTTGTGGTTCCTGTTGTGCTCCCCCTGTTTCTTCGTTACTCGCAGGAGATTGAAGTCCCATGGCTGAAGTTCTGGTTTTTGTCGATCACGTGGACGGTGCGGTTCGCAAGCCCACGCTGGAGTTGCTGACGCTGGCGCGTCGTCTGGGTGAGCCGGTGGCGCTCGCGGTGGGCGCGGGTGCCGGTGGTACGGCGGCGGTGCTGGGTGAGCACGGTGCGGTGCGGGTGCTGACGGCGGAGGATGCCGAGTTCGGCGAGTACCTCGTGGTGCCGAAGGTGGATGCTTTGCAGGCGGCGTACGAGGCGGTGTCGCCGGTGGCGGTGCTGGTGCCGTCGTCGGCGGAGGGCAAGGAGATCGCGGCGCGTCTGGCGGTGCGGATCGGTTCGGGTCTGATCACCGATGCGGTGGATCTGGAGGCCGGTGAGCAGGGTCCGGTGGCCACGCAGTCGGCGTTCGCGGCGTCGTTCAGCACGCGGTCGCGGGTGTCGCGGGGCACGCCGGTGATCACGGTGAAGCCGAACTCGGCTCCGGTCGAGCCGGTCGCGGCGGCGGGTGCGGCGGAGGTGCTGGCGGTGTCGTTCTCGGCGCTGGCGACGGGGACGCGGGTGACCGCGCGGACGCCGCGTGAGGCGACGGGCCGTCCGGAGCTGACCGAGGCGGCGATCGTGGTCTCGGGTGGCCGTGGGGTCAACGGTGCGGAGAACTTCGCGCTGATCGAGGCGCTCGCGGACTCGCTGGGTGCGGCCGTGGGTGCCTCGCGTGCGGCGGTGGACGCGGGCTGGTACCCGCATTCCAACCAGGTCGGCCAGACCGGCAAGTCCGTGTCCCCGCAGCTGTACATCGCGTCGGGGATCTCGGGTGCGATCCAGCACCGGGCCGGGATGCAGACCTCGAAGACGATCGTCGCGATCAACAAGGACGCCGAGGCCCCGATCTTCGACCTCGTGGACTACGGCGTCGTCGGCGACCTCTTCCAGGTCGTTCCCCAGCTCACCGACGAGGTCAAGTCCCGCAAGGGCTGACCCCCGGCCAGGCCGGAACACCCCCATCCGACGGTCCGGGGCCGTGTGG
Coding sequences within it:
- a CDS encoding electron transfer flavoprotein subunit alpha/FixB family protein, with amino-acid sequence MAEVLVFVDHVDGAVRKPTLELLTLARRLGEPVALAVGAGAGGTAAVLGEHGAVRVLTAEDAEFGEYLVVPKVDALQAAYEAVSPVAVLVPSSAEGKEIAARLAVRIGSGLITDAVDLEAGEQGPVATQSAFAASFSTRSRVSRGTPVITVKPNSAPVEPVAAAGAAEVLAVSFSALATGTRVTARTPREATGRPELTEAAIVVSGGRGVNGAENFALIEALADSLGAAVGASRAAVDAGWYPHSNQVGQTGKSVSPQLYIASGISGAIQHRAGMQTSKTIVAINKDAEAPIFDLVDYGVVGDLFQVVPQLTDEVKSRKG
- a CDS encoding TlpA family protein disulfide reductase, with the translated sequence MSSDRRPKVDGQTCGEPLDAARLGAELGERATLVQFSSAFCQPCRATRRTLAEVARMVDGVAHVEIDAEAHLTLVRELEISRTPTVLVLDAAGRIVRRAVGQPRTVDVVAALGQAM
- a CDS encoding transglutaminase domain-containing protein, whose translation is MELIQQVPELSAYLAADEAIDHEHPLVREKVAELRGDTIDAYAYASAAYAFVRDTIPHSADSGDMRVTWRASDVLATRNGICHSKSHALAALLRAAGIPTALCYQALADDNGEPGPVHGLIAIRLPGRDRWYRQDARGNKPGVDAQFSLDEERLAWPVRPRTGEVDYPLLYAAPHPAVLHGLRSAEDRPQLWRTLPTAL
- a CDS encoding lysophospholipid acyltransferase family protein, which codes for MAELVYRPVIGAARTFFKALDLKIDTQGSEHIPKTGGAVLVSNHISYLDFIFTGLAALPQKRLVRFMAKESVFRHKISGPLMRGMKHIPVDRKQGEDAYAHALASLRAGEIVGVFPEATISESFTLKSFKSGAARLAQEAGVPLIPMALWGTQRLWTKGRPRNLKRNHVPVTIRVGEPVEAPADQYAGAITRRLRERVQELLEAAQRAYPVRPKDASDTWWVPAHLGGTAPTPAEVRERS
- a CDS encoding electron transfer flavoprotein subunit beta/FixA family protein codes for the protein MSLRIVVCVKYVPDATGDRHFADDLTVDREDVDGLLSELDEYAVEQALQIADEADEAEVTVLTVGPEDAKDALRKALSMGADKAVHVEDDDLHGSDVMATSLVLAKAVEKAGYDLVVSGMASTDGTMGVVPALLAERLGVPQVTLLSEVSVADGVVRGRRDGDSASERVEASLPAVVSVTDQSGEARYPSFKGIMAAKKKPVQSWDLEDLGIEAGEVGLEGSWSVVDSAAERPARTAGTIVKDEGEGGRLLAEFLAGQKFI
- a CDS encoding threonine aldolase family protein, which gives rise to MADPTTVRTDARRHHDPQIRGFASDNYAGTHPEILAALALANGGHQIAYGEDEYTEHLQRVMHSHFGPTAEAFPVFNGTGANVVSLQAMTDRWGAVICAESAHINVDEGGAPERVGGLKLLTVPTPDGKLTPELIDRQAYGWDDEHRAMPQVVSIAQNTELGTVYTPDEIRAICDHAHGHGMKVHLDGARIANAAASLDVPMRTFTNTVGVDVLSFGGTKNGAIFGEAVVVLNPDAVRAMKHLRKLSMQLASKMRFVSVQLEALLAGDLWLRNARHANAMAQRLAEGVRTVDGVEILHPVQANAVFARLPHEVSERLQKRFRFYFWDEAAGDVRWMCAFDTREDDVDAFVLALKEEMAK
- a CDS encoding flavin reductase family protein, producing MTASPELGTTRTASPELLRSVFRQHAAGVAVITAAGDRPVGFTATSLNSVAAEPPLISFGVGTASSSWPVLAEAEHIGVHILGEHQQELAATFARSGADRFGPSTYWRSGPEGVPVLDGVLAWLVCRVVARVPAGDHRIVIAQAVVGDPAGGGRPLIYHQGRFNALRD